AAATAATTTATCAAGAAGCCCAAATAGCTGCGAATTAATCCTAGCTTCAACTGATTTAGAGCAGTAAAGAAGGAAATTAAGAAATTCATAATGGGTAATAGTTAAATTACCCATCACATTATGACAGCGCTTAACTAACTACTGCTTCAGCTTTTTCTTCTACTTTTTCCTTCACTAGCACATAAGGTTTTTCTGCGCCTTGTGCTAAATATTGGGCCAGTTGACTTTCAATTTCGTCACGGACAATTTGGCGATACTCAAGAAAATGCTCATTATGGGCGCAGGCGGAGAGGTAATGCTCGGCAACTCCTGGATTATGCTTGATAATGCTAAATAAATGATGCCAGAACTTCCAGCGGGTTTCCCGCTTGATTCCTTGTCGCCAAATCACAATCAACAACGCTTTTATAACCACCAATTCTGGCGTTTTGGCTGGTGCTTTCCAACTCGGCGCACCCATCTTCAAGAAACAACGGTATGTGCGATCCAAGTATTTTACTGGGTCGTATAAAGCACAAAAAGCCTCAACATATTCTCTAGCGATATCTTCCAAAGGACGGGTGGCGATAAAGTTCATCAAAGTCGTCTGGTTAATATTGCCGTCTTGATTTTCCCGTAGTCGTCCTTCTTTTTTCAGGCGATGCCACAATGCGGTGTTTGGTAGCGCTTGCAACATTGCGAAAGTAGTAGAGGGAATCGCTGCTTGTTCCGCAAAACGGACAATGCGATCGCCTGCACCTGCTTTTTCGCCATCAAACCCAATAATAAACCCAGCCATTGGGCGCAAACCTGCTTTAATAATGGCTTCCACTGCATCAGTTAAAGAACTACGGGTATTTTGAAACTTCTTCGTCATTTGCAAGCTATCTTCATCTGGTGTTTCAATTCCCAAAAACACCGCAGCAAAGCCAGATTCAACCATCAACTCCATTAATTCTGGATCTTGTGCTAAATCAATTGAGGCTTCAGTGTCAAACCGGAAAGGATATTGATGTTCTGCCATCCAGACTTTTAACTCTTTGAGCAACAATTTGACATTTCGTTTGTTGCCAATAAAGTTGTCATCCACCATGAACACACCCCGCCGCCAACCCAATTCATAAAGGTAATCTAACTCTGCTAAAAGTTGTGCTGGGGTTTTGGTACGCGGTTTACGACCATAGAGAACAATAATGTCACAAAATTCGCACTGGAAAGGACACCCGCGCGAAAACTGCACCGACATCATGTCATAAGCATCAAATTCTAATAAATCAAAGCGAGGTATTGGGGTATTTGTAACATCCGGTTTTTCTGTGGCGCGGAAAGTTCCAGAGGTTTCGCCCCGTTGAATTGCTTCAATAAACATGGGCAGAGTAATTTCCCCTTCATCTAAAATGAGAAAATCAGCGCCAACATTTTGAACTTCATGAGGTACAGAAGTAGGGTAAGGGCCACCTACTGCGACTAACTTACCCCGTCGCTTTGCTTCTGTGATTTGATCCAGTAAATCTTGTTTCTGGACAATCATCGCGGACAAAATTACTACATCTGCCCATGCCCATTCTTCTTCTGTAACTGGACGAATGTTGCGATCAACAAGCTTGAATTCCCATTCTTGAGGCAAGATTGCCGCCACTGTTACTAAACCTAAAGGAGGCAACAAGACCTTGCGATTTACTAACGCTAAAATTTTTTCGTATGACCAAAAGGTTTTAGGAAATATTGGATATACTAGTAAAACTCGCATTTATTATCGTTCCTCACACTTTAATTGTTATCCTACTCTAACGAAAATTAAGACTAATTAACTTTTTAGTAAATTTGCCTTAGTCTATCACTAATATTTTGTTAACAAATAGAAATAATTTTAGTAGGAATACATCTATCAAGGCTAGCTGTTGTAACTGTAGTTAGTACTATAGCCATACTAAATCATTCGTGCTCGATAATAAATATCTCCATTTTTTTGATAAGTTAGCGAGATGTAGCTTTCAATCGTCATACATCAAATAAGATTTTTAAATAAAAATTTGTATTACTTGCCTTAAAAAGGTGAATGAAACTATTTTCATCATTATAATTTTTGTAAAAGTAGAGACGTTGCAATATAACGTCTCTACAGAGATGAGCAGTTATGGAAATTATCTTATCTGAGCCTATTGCTTGTTATGGCAGTTTTGGGTTAACTGTAGGTAATTGACTATCACTATAAACGTACAGTTGACCGCAGCAACATCACTTTACGACTATCTACTAAGATGGCAAAAAAACCGCGATCGTTCAGTTTCTGCAATGTGTTATAGGCTTCAGTTTGGTTAGTAGTATGAACTGCTAGCAAGTAAGGGCGTTGTCCATAAGAAGCAAAACCTACAGTACCTCCTACCACTTGTTGTACGTTATTTGCTAATTCTGGACGGTTAAAATAATCCACTAGTACCGCATAACCTTGTCCTAAAGCTTGGGGACTATAACTGATTGTCTGCTGAGGTGGCTGCACAAATGGCTGCTGCACAGTTGGCTGCACATCTGGTGTTGTCGGTCGAGTGGTAATGATCGCAGACAATCCCACAATACTGCTAACATACCTCGCCCAACGATTGGCATCGTCAATTTTATTAAACCCTCCTATCCGCGTCACCGTTTCATTAAGATATTTGCAGGTGATGGTTTTAAGTTCAGGTGGTAAGGCACTACGCAGTTGCTTTTGATTATCTGCTGTGGGACTGACTACTAACAAAAGATATTCACCCGCATTCGGGGGTTGACAAGCGGGAATGGCTTGTTGGGCAAAGACAGAACTTGTGCCACCACTCAACCCCGCGTAAGCGAAGCTCGTCGTAGACATCGCTAATACTAAAACACTTGGTAAAGTCTTAAATCTTTGCACAAAAGTTAGATAGGTAAATTGCCGTGTCTTAAAAGATTTTATAAAAATATAATTTGTTCCTCCTAAAGGAAATTGAGAACTCTTAAGAAGCAGGGGGCAGGGGGCAAGGGAGAATAACTTTTAACTCCTAATTCCTGTAGAGACGCGTAGACGCTCGAAGAGTGGCTTCTCGTAAGAGCATAATCGCGTCTCTACTCCTCACTCCCAATGCCCAATCTTCAAATTAAGACACTGTAGCAAGTGATGCTAAGGCATCGGAGATAGTTTCAGAAGGAGCCTGAAATTCTCCTGTGTTCACGTACTCTAATCGCAATTTTAACCAAGTGATGAATTGGGAATTAGTAGAAATAATTGCTACTGCTGGTTGTGGACACTTCGCCTTTATCTCTGTAAATTGGGGCGCTTCTAAGAAAGCTGGTTGCTTAACCAACCAAAAATCTATTTCTTTTTCTTGTTCGTGGTAGTAACGGGTACGCTCTTTGAGAACCTCATCTATCGGTTCTTCTTCTAGGAGAAAGCGTTGACTTGCCAAAACGTAGTAGTATGTTTGCATTTTCTTCCTTTGGTTGCTATTACATAATTTAAGGGTACAGTGTGTAGCATTGTACCCTTACAAACTAACTCTTCTGGAATTTCTTGAACCAAGAGAAGGGACAACCACTTCCTTGATTGTCAACATTTGCCTGTTTGCCAGCAGCTGTGAGCTTTTCTAAAAACAGGCTGTTGTCAAAGTAGTGTTCCAAGGAAACAATCTTTAAGTCATCGGTTACGTGAGCAATGCTCATACCGATAATTTCCACTGTCTCTCCAGTAGGGGCATAGTCTTTGTATGTACCGTTAAAATGTCCCCAATGCCGCCATTTAAATGTGACATTTGGTGGGCCTGAGAAAACTTCCAGCACTTCCCAAGGAAATCCCTGGGGAAATGTTGTATGGAAGACTTTTGCAGATGATTCAAAGCTTTCTTCTGAAGCTTTATAATGTTCTGAATCAGCCATGAATAAGTTGTAAGTACCTTGCGCTGATAAATCTGCTGCTGTGTAATCTACTCCGCCATTGGTACTTACCCGAAACTTTTCATTCACAACAGACAACCACTGCTGTGGGTTAGTCTTGAATGATACCTCCATCTCAAAGGTTCTCACCAAGTTTTGGACGATCGCTTCTAATGTACCCTCAAGATGATTTTGTGTACTCTCTTGGGCAAGATTCTTTTTAGAGCGGGAATAATCAGGAGGTGTCTGATAACGCCATTGGGCATCAGTGCTTGCTGCAATCACTTGATCTCTATCGTGTACCCAAAGTGGCAGGTTGTTAGACTCTGTTGCGCTCATAAAATCTTTGTTTCAGATTTAGTTTGAAATTTCCAGATTACGCAGTTACAACCCCTCTAAATGTTGGGTGTTGGGTGTTGGGTGTTGGGTGTTGGGTGTTGGGAGTTAGGAGTTATCATTCTCTCCCTATGTCCCCCTTGTCTCCCCAGTCGCCAGTCGCCAGTCCCCAGCCCCCAGTCCCTAATCCCCATTCCCTCGTATAGCTTGTTTCATCTCGCGGACTGCTCTTTCTATGCCTACTAAGGCTGCTCGGCTGATGATGGTATGACCGATGTTCAGTTCTTCCATTCCTGGAAGTGCAGCCACTGGGTAAACGTTCCAGTAGGTGAGTCCATGCCCAGCATTCACTCGCAATCCAGCTTTAATTGCTTGCTCGCAACCTTTTGCTAACACTGCTAATTCTTGCTGGCGATTAGTTTCATCTTTAGCTTCAGCATATTGTCCTG
This region of Nostoc sp. UHCC 0302 genomic DNA includes:
- a CDS encoding DUF4070 domain-containing protein; translated protein: MRVLLVYPIFPKTFWSYEKILALVNRKVLLPPLGLVTVAAILPQEWEFKLVDRNIRPVTEEEWAWADVVILSAMIVQKQDLLDQITEAKRRGKLVAVGGPYPTSVPHEVQNVGADFLILDEGEITLPMFIEAIQRGETSGTFRATEKPDVTNTPIPRFDLLEFDAYDMMSVQFSRGCPFQCEFCDIIVLYGRKPRTKTPAQLLAELDYLYELGWRRGVFMVDDNFIGNKRNVKLLLKELKVWMAEHQYPFRFDTEASIDLAQDPELMELMVESGFAAVFLGIETPDEDSLQMTKKFQNTRSSLTDAVEAIIKAGLRPMAGFIIGFDGEKAGAGDRIVRFAEQAAIPSTTFAMLQALPNTALWHRLKKEGRLRENQDGNINQTTLMNFIATRPLEDIAREYVEAFCALYDPVKYLDRTYRCFLKMGAPSWKAPAKTPELVVIKALLIVIWRQGIKRETRWKFWHHLFSIIKHNPGVAEHYLSACAHNEHFLEYRQIVRDEIESQLAQYLAQGAEKPYVLVKEKVEEKAEAVVS
- a CDS encoding MgPME-cyclase complex family protein, translated to MQTYYYVLASQRFLLEEEPIDEVLKERTRYYHEQEKEIDFWLVKQPAFLEAPQFTEIKAKCPQPAVAIISTNSQFITWLKLRLEYVNTGEFQAPSETISDALASLATVS
- a CDS encoding ester cyclase, producing MSATESNNLPLWVHDRDQVIAASTDAQWRYQTPPDYSRSKKNLAQESTQNHLEGTLEAIVQNLVRTFEMEVSFKTNPQQWLSVVNEKFRVSTNGGVDYTAADLSAQGTYNLFMADSEHYKASEESFESSAKVFHTTFPQGFPWEVLEVFSGPPNVTFKWRHWGHFNGTYKDYAPTGETVEIIGMSIAHVTDDLKIVSLEHYFDNSLFLEKLTAAGKQANVDNQGSGCPFSWFKKFQKS